One Sediminibacillus dalangtanensis genomic region harbors:
- a CDS encoding BCCT family transporter: MAEKNYTYTTKKPGIVFVISTILVALFVLWGATSPNTLQEAASDALSWMIESFGWFYMLITAFFVLFVIILAISPFGRLRLGKPDDRPEYSWFSWIGMLFAAGIGVGFVFWGVAEPVLYYLDTPVGYQPETRKAAIAGLRYGVYHWALHPWAIFSIVALTLAYVQFRKDRPALISSAFYPLIGDRTDSWIGKTIDILAVLATCTGVATTFGLSAMQITGGLSYISAIPNNAWTQISIIIIVTCLFMISAAKGVNKGIKLLSNVNLVVAGLLLLFVIIVGPTLFIAENFVSTLGGYISNLVPMSLTMTPFSDSEWLGTNTIFFWAWHISWAPFMGLFIARISRGRTIREFMAGVLIVPSLLAIIWFTTFGGTALNVEMFGSGGLAELVTGDVELALFATLGELPLSTITNVLAILLILIFFITSADSASYVLGAMTSKGSLAPTMTAKLVWGFLIAGTASVLLLSGGGGLDALQTASIIAALPFAIIMLVMVIAILMMFSKDLQLEGNRKRKRRISRIKSEFREELMDDVKTEVYDEIYEEVKQEVKAEMKEEIMEELSEEDRQKIDRKKD; the protein is encoded by the coding sequence ATGGCTGAAAAAAACTATACCTATACTACAAAAAAACCAGGAATTGTATTTGTTATCTCCACAATTTTAGTAGCTTTATTTGTTTTATGGGGAGCGACCTCTCCAAACACCCTGCAAGAGGCAGCCAGTGACGCACTTAGCTGGATGATTGAAAGCTTCGGCTGGTTTTATATGCTGATCACTGCATTTTTTGTCCTGTTCGTGATCATTTTAGCTATCAGCCCTTTTGGACGGCTCCGTCTTGGAAAACCGGACGACAGGCCGGAATATTCCTGGTTCTCCTGGATTGGTATGCTGTTTGCAGCTGGAATCGGGGTCGGTTTTGTCTTCTGGGGAGTTGCCGAACCTGTACTCTACTATTTGGACACACCTGTAGGTTATCAACCTGAAACCAGAAAAGCGGCCATCGCAGGACTTCGATATGGCGTATATCACTGGGCCTTGCATCCTTGGGCTATATTTTCCATTGTTGCCTTGACGCTTGCCTATGTTCAATTCCGCAAAGACCGGCCCGCTTTAATCAGCTCTGCTTTTTACCCATTGATTGGCGACCGGACGGACAGCTGGATCGGTAAAACAATCGATATACTGGCGGTTCTGGCAACCTGTACCGGTGTGGCAACCACATTCGGCCTCAGCGCGATGCAAATCACAGGCGGTTTGTCCTATATCAGCGCCATTCCCAACAATGCTTGGACGCAAATTTCGATTATCATCATTGTCACCTGCTTATTCATGATATCAGCAGCAAAAGGAGTCAACAAAGGGATTAAATTATTAAGCAATGTGAACCTTGTTGTGGCCGGGCTGCTCTTATTGTTCGTTATTATCGTGGGGCCGACATTATTTATCGCCGAGAACTTCGTTTCCACATTGGGCGGTTATATTTCGAATCTAGTTCCGATGAGTCTGACGATGACCCCCTTTTCCGACAGTGAGTGGCTTGGCACAAATACCATTTTTTTCTGGGCCTGGCATATTTCCTGGGCTCCATTCATGGGACTATTCATCGCTAGGATTTCACGAGGCAGGACAATACGAGAATTCATGGCCGGTGTATTGATTGTTCCTTCCTTGTTGGCGATTATTTGGTTTACTACCTTTGGCGGTACCGCATTGAATGTAGAAATGTTCGGCTCTGGCGGATTAGCCGAACTAGTCACCGGTGATGTAGAATTAGCATTGTTCGCAACGCTGGGGGAACTGCCACTTAGCACGATTACCAACGTTCTTGCCATCCTACTAATCCTGATTTTTTTCATTACCTCCGCAGATTCGGCTTCCTATGTATTAGGTGCCATGACTTCCAAAGGCAGCCTGGCACCAACGATGACTGCTAAGCTCGTTTGGGGATTCCTGATTGCAGGGACAGCCAGTGTACTGCTTTTAAGCGGAGGCGGCGGTTTAGATGCATTACAAACGGCTTCGATTATTGCCGCTTTGCCATTTGCTATTATCATGTTGGTGATGGTAATTGCCATTCTGATGATGTTCAGTAAAGATTTACAACTCGAAGGCAATCGAAAACGGAAGCGGCGCATTTCCAGAATAAAATCGGAATTCCGAGAAGAGTTAATGGACGATGTAAAAACAGAAGTATACGATGAGATTTATGAGGAAGTCAAACAAGAGGTGAAAGCGGAAATGAAAGAGGAAATAATGGAAGAACTTTCGGAAGAGGACAGACAGAAAATCGACCGGAAGAAGGATTAA
- a CDS encoding glycosyltransferase family 2 protein, translating into MNEAYYSFLIPSYNESDNIQLIHEALTKELGKMNYAYEILFVDDGSEDDTFKKIHQLANDHPAVKYVSFTRNFGKEAALLAGLRHARGDAVIIMDADLQHPTYLIGNLIEGFEEGFDQVVAKRNRDGDSRMRSFLSKIYYKWIDQVVDVKLKDGEGDFRLLSRKAVEAVLELSEGNRFSKGLFSWIGFEQKTVYYQNHVRGNGDSKWSYKKLINYGIEGIVSFNQKPLRVCLYGGLIIMFLALLYIFVMLVGIIRTGIDVPGYFSIISSVLFLGGVQLVSLGIIGEYVGRIYAETKRRPHYLIRDTNMDRDL; encoded by the coding sequence ATGAATGAGGCTTATTATTCTTTTTTAATCCCTTCCTATAATGAATCGGACAATATCCAGCTGATCCATGAAGCACTGACGAAAGAATTGGGAAAAATGAATTACGCTTATGAAATTTTATTTGTAGATGATGGAAGTGAAGATGATACATTTAAGAAAATACACCAGTTGGCAAACGACCATCCAGCGGTAAAGTATGTTTCTTTTACAAGAAATTTTGGAAAGGAAGCAGCATTGCTTGCCGGCCTAAGACATGCACGAGGAGATGCCGTCATTATTATGGATGCCGACTTACAGCATCCTACATATTTAATCGGAAACCTGATCGAGGGCTTTGAGGAAGGCTTCGACCAGGTTGTTGCTAAGCGCAACCGTGATGGCGATTCACGAATGCGTTCATTCTTATCGAAAATTTACTATAAATGGATTGATCAAGTTGTTGATGTAAAACTAAAAGATGGAGAAGGAGATTTCCGTCTATTGAGCAGAAAAGCGGTGGAAGCTGTGCTGGAATTGTCAGAAGGAAACAGGTTTTCTAAAGGACTGTTTTCCTGGATAGGATTTGAACAAAAGACAGTATATTACCAAAATCATGTTCGTGGTAACGGAGATTCAAAGTGGTCTTATAAAAAACTGATCAATTATGGAATAGAAGGAATCGTTTCTTTTAATCAAAAACCGCTCCGCGTCTGTCTCTACGGCGGGCTGATTATTATGTTTCTGGCCCTGCTTTACATTTTTGTCATGCTGGTCGGCATCATCCGTACAGGAATTGATGTTCCTGGCTACTTTTCCATCATCTCTTCTGTTTTGTTTCTTGGAGGAGTTCAATTGGTCAGCCTGGGGATTATCGGTGAATATGTCGGCAGGATTTATGCAGAAACGAAGCGCAGGCCGCATTATTTGATAAGGGATACGAACATGGACAGGGATTTATGA
- a CDS encoding GtrA family protein, whose product MNWINNEFTRFVVVGGLNTVNYYLVYLICFNLLEWHYLVAHILGFFVSLVISFFLNVYFTYRVKPTFSKFLQFPLSQLANITLSSCLMYIFVDLLGWNGNAAPFAALFITVPVTFMITGKILKK is encoded by the coding sequence ATGAATTGGATCAATAATGAGTTCACCCGTTTTGTAGTTGTCGGCGGACTGAACACTGTTAATTATTACTTGGTATATTTGATTTGCTTTAACCTTTTGGAATGGCACTATTTAGTCGCTCACATTTTGGGGTTTTTTGTCAGTCTGGTGATTTCTTTTTTTCTAAATGTTTATTTCACCTATCGGGTAAAGCCGACGTTTTCCAAGTTTTTGCAATTCCCGTTATCTCAACTAGCTAATATAACGTTATCATCTTGTTTAATGTATATCTTTGTCGATCTACTTGGCTGGAATGGAAATGCAGCCCCGTTCGCTGCCCTGTTTATAACAGTGCCAGTCACATTTATGATTACCGGAAAAATACTGAAAAAGTAA